GTGGAAGATTTCTCCcttctttaaatcatttttagatCGTTTCTGCCTGCCTGGGCTCCTCATTGGAGCTCAAGTTGACACCGTCAGTTTTCTTAACCAGAGAAAAAGGCCGCTTTTTAGCACCGTCTCAATTAAGGCATATCGCATGTCTGAATTGTCCTCCCAGTGGCATCGGCCTAGCCCTCTGCAAGCGGCTGCTGGTAGAAGATGGTGAGCTTCACCTGTGTTTGGCGTGCAGGAACATGAGCAAAGCAGAAGCTGTTCGTACTACTTTGCTGGCCTCTCACCCTACCGCCGAGGTCACCACAGTGCAGATGGATGTCAGCAACCTGCAATCAGTGTTCTGGGCCTCCAAGGAACTTAAGCAAAGGTATGTCTCTTACTGGTGGATTTTCTCTGATATGATTGTGCAACGTAACATTTAATAAGTAAGAAAGGATaggaaaacctaaaaagaaacaggtgCCGTGTAAGAAGTTAGGCTTTGGAAATCTGTAGAGTGACCCATTATGTCTCAGTACCACTCTTTCATTCTCAATCATTATCATAAGTATTTAATGAAGATTAATTAATGAGTACACTCTATTGTGTGGTCAAATGTAGTTAATGTAACTCCTTTGatatttgaattcattttttacCTCTTTCCTCCACAGTAGTGCAGATACTGACATTTAACAAGTGAATTAACTGAGACACAGAAATAAGAGTAATGTGACTAAGAAAGTCATCTGACTTTATGTTCGTTGTCTTGGTTGTATAACCTAGGTCTCCTCCCTGTTTCTGCAGGGATTTTCCCCCACCAGGCCAGTAAAGATTTTTTCAGATCCTCACAGTAATTGGCATGCAGTAGACATTTGGTAACTATTTGGTGTATGAAGGAATAGTGTTTGAAAGTATAACTCCCCTGAAAGTGAACACAAAATTACATTTAGGTGCACAGTGCATTTTTCTGGGGAGAGAGGgcttgctttttttaaatttgcagagGAATTTATGATCAGAAAAGGTCAAGAACCCTGTACAAGTCCATGCTGCCCTACGTCTATCCAGAATAattaattttcaaacatttttatatttgagtCCTTAAGAAACAAGgaactactttatttttttggacaGTAAAATGAAGTGGAATAGAAACAAGGAAAGCCTTCTTGGTAAAGACATTTGCTGAACAATAATATTTGCATTTCATTCGTATGAATTGATagctatttgcatttttctgtttcaaattcACAAGTTACAAAGTAAAAGCTGGTTTTCTTTGTCTCAGCTCGTCTCATTGACCTTAGCCCTTTGTGAGTGTGGCTTCTCTCTTTGCTGTTGAGCTCCTACAATTTTCTGCTACATCATCTTTCTTAAAAAACCCAAAGGGATTTTCTAGGttccattttcaaataaattgtgatatattccaCATCCCCTATGCCTCCATAAAGCAAATAGTCTCCAAGTCTGTGAAACTGCACCATGAATGTCCTTATGCAGTTAACTTCTATCCAGACTTTATGGTTTTTATGAATCCCAAATCATATTTAAAGGTACTCTTTCCCTAACCCTTCTTAGCCAGCTGGCTATCTTACCTGTTTTGTATAGAGTTAGTTATATTTGCTTAATTGGCAGAAAAGAACCTTCATCCTCAATTAATAATAGCTCATTCCAATACAGTTGACTTTAAATACTTaaagtttttaacatttataGTGTTGACTATTCTCAATTGCCTCCAAAAGTTTAAGATTTAGTAATTTATCACATATTTAGTAATTTAGCACAAATTTAAGGCAGTGAGGCTGTGGCGCAgaaggaaacacttcaggtaatAAGTGAGGTGTCCCAGCTGCCTGTCATCATTTTATTGACCCtttgatgtatttatttaatacatCAAATAACGTATTATTTGAAATAGGTGGTATTATCCAAATTTAGGAAATGCTGATTGTAGGGATATTCACAAATTTGGGAATATGTGAAGGTGTCCAGACAGACTTCTTGCTTAGTTCAAGGCTCTACTGCACTTAATGGCCCAAATAAATGTCTTTGAGCCTAGACCTGAAGTAAATTAGAGCTGAAGAGAGCTTGAGAAGGGACCCTTCCGATTGGTGAAAGCAGTACCATCCCTGATACCTGTTCTTTCCATCTGTAATACTCTGTTGTTAGATATGTGCAGatgaaaattaataagaaatagtGATTCTGCTTTGTCCGGAATAGAACAATTGTGTCAATCACTTCATCTTTGAGATGTCATTTTACTGAGGCCATAGCTTAATTTGGTGTTCTGGTGCAGTTTCCACTCTTTGCTAagcattttcttcttctgaagaaaatgcaaaatatattaatattcttaGGTGACAAGTGTGCAAATTAGATAAAGAAACAACCAGCAATTGGTGGACCCAAACTGTCTTTGTTGCACTTACACGATGAACCATAGGAAACAACATCAGCATTTTAAACAGTAAGTTTAGTAATTAGAGTCACTTGGCTGTCAATTATTTATAGGATGATCAAGAAATGTTTGTATGTCATCAGTATTGGTAACCGTGTATATATGTCAAGGTCCTATCTTTAGTGGCTGTGGCCCTTATTGTTCTGGATTATACAGAGGTTGCAGAGGCAGTGTAGTACATAGAATTATAAGAGATATCCTGAATATTCATGGTGTCTGTGAATATCCAGAGATTGGGTTCTACCCGTCTTGAACCTAGTTCAAAAGGGGTACACTTAGATTAAGGCTTATGTGGGTTTAAAAGCTTTCTCAAATTAGCATTTCACAATTCCCTCCATAACAGGTAGTCTGGAGGGAGCCTATCGAGACTACTTTATCCCCATTCAGCTTTTATAATCTCATTATATTGTGAACTTTTGTCATTTTATGACACATAGCACCTGTCTGAGAACACTGAAAAGTTTCCACATGGATCTTCTGTTTTAATAGGTATTTTGGCAATCAGATTCTAGCATTGATAGGTCAGGTCAGGTGAATATCCATACGTATTATATAAACTTTACTTATTAACTAGAAGAGTTGTGAATTAGAAAGTTTTTTGCCCCCCCGGTCCCCCTTTTTTTTTGAAGACCAGAAGGAGAGCAGGTTTAGTAGATAGAGGGTTGCTGCAGTGCCTGATTGGGAGGACAAAACTAGAAAGAATTAATAAGAGAAGATTTGACTTCAAAGTCCATTATAGTTCCCCAAATTCTGTTTGAAGCCACCATCTAAAAAAGAATACTCAAATATATACTATGactaaagaaaaactgttggagAAAAAATATTGTAACCCTAATGTATTATAAACTCCTTCTGGCTTGCTGTGGCCATTTTGTTAGTTCAGAAAGTATTCTCTGTCCTCCTTAGGCCTTCTTTATTGCAGTCATTCTAGAGATAGAATACACAGTCTTGTCTTGCTGTAGTCTAACATCTTGGTGTATTCTAATCGTCTTGATATTTTACTTGCAGGTTTCAGAGATTAGACTATGTATATCTAAACGCTGGGATCATGCCTAATCCACAGCTAAATATCAAAGCACTTTTCTCAGGCCTCTTTTCAaggtaatttccattttcttggtGAACTTATTGGAAGGGAGGTGTTCCTTTTTCTGTCTAGTTTTGCTCTCGGTGTGTTAAGTTCGGggggtttatttctgtttataattttatatgcattttgtATTTGAAAAAGAAGTGTGCACACTTATCTTCTGGTCCTTAGGTCCTACAGAACATTAATTTCTTATGCTTAAGTAACACATGACCTCTTACCATCTAATGAATTTTGTCAACCCATGTTGAATGATGAAAACATGGAAAGGAAGCACCCACTTCATGAAAGAAAGGCATTTATGTTTCATGGGGAACACTGCAAGTCATGGTTCTTATGGCATTCTAGGTCTCCAGGACATTCCCTGTGGTTGGATGTTTGAGGTCAATTTTTGGTCTGCCTGAATGTGCCTATTagcaaaaacatttcaaaaattagGCACAGTTCTTAGACTTCGATACCTAGTAGGGCTACTTTGGAAGCATCTCCCTGTTGTGTGTCAGGTGCTCTGACCAGTAGGTGGGGCAATGCAGAGAACTATACATCTGGGAGATTCTGAATACACATTAATGGCTTTCAAAAATGTTTAGCCACATTGtagagtaagaaataaatattttgcaatCTAGTACACTTCtgcataaataaatattcttactaCATGTACTATCCTGctacttttgctttatttttctttcattaaaacacacacacacacccacatgcgTACGCATCCCACACTTGCCTTGACCTACTAAATTGATCTCACAGCAAAACACCCTATTATTATGTTCGATGCTCCAAAAATTTCCAGTAAATAAACAACCTGGTTAGCTTTTTTCAGCAATTAAACACACTCTGTGCAGGGGAAGACTTTTTTCTCTTGGCCTAACTATTATTCCCTCGGAACGGTTTACCTGTGACCTGATTTGGGAAGAGACAAAGAGAGTTTTGGCTGCAGGTTTTTGAGAGACTCAGGTTCCTATTGGTAATTTGAGCTATAAATATGTAAGTACTTCTATGAATTGGGGGAAAGGAAGCATTTTTGCATCTCATTTAATGCTGACAGTAACTCAGTGTGAGAAATAGGCATTTTTATTCCTGTCATTACAGAATAAAGGAAGGTATACTTTGTATGTGTGGGATGGGTGGAGGTGTCTTCAGTATCTCCAGTTTGAGAAGCTTTAAAAAGTTATACAATAATTGTCTTCTGCTGTTTCAGAAAAGTGATTCATATGTTCTCCACAGCTGAAGGACTGCTGACCCAGGATAACAAGATCACTGCTGATGGGCTCCAGGAGGTGTTTGAAACCAATGTCTTTGGTCACTTTATGCTGGTAAAAGACTTTGGGCTTAATAAGCCAGTACTTAGTGCTGTGGTCCTAAAGGCTTGCGTGCATATGTTATGGGGCTGTTTTGTGAAGCTCACTGGTTTACAGCTAGCATTAAATCTTTGAGTGTTTAAATATGATCACTCaattctttgaaaacatcattTCCCTAAAGCAGCTtgttcatatattattttttcttttgacgACAACTCTAGAGAGTGGGGAGAGAAAGTGGAAGAAGCAAATGGACAAGCATTTCAGAAACAATGTTCAGAACTGAGAAAAAGTGCACCAATTCTGTTCTAAGCAGTCTTTGAAACTGGCTTGGCTTCAGGTAGCATGGGATAGTAGGCAAGCCTTTATTAAACAATAATCCATAGTTAATCTTTCATTATCATGATTTCTGATTTCTTACGCATCCATACTTGTGTGTTATACTTCCAGGCATATATATAAAGGGTTAAGCAAGAGATGTGTAACTTATCTGGCATGATCTGTTCTCTTGCCTCATGTTCAGTCTCTTAGGACAACTTTTTAATAGCTAGAGTAAGTAATGCCCAGCCATGATGTCAGTGGCTTATAATTCTTTGGTGCTGGAAGAACTACTTCTGATGCTGGGCCTGCCTGCACAAAACCTGtatctaatttttttatatttacaatCACTTTTCTTTACCTTGGGCctaattttccttaaaataggACCTCCTTGAGTACCACCctgtatttataataaattaagaTATGGAACATTGGAATATTATGAAACCATTAAAAGAAATGAGGTGAATATTTTACACGTATATGGGATAGCCTCCAGTAttgtattataaagaaaaaatagcagGGTGCAATATGGTGTGCTCTCATTtgtataaataaacagaaaaaggtataacctttatatattatatataaatataagtaagatATTTCTAGAATGATACAAATGAAACTGAGAACACCGGTTGCCTTTGATGAACTGGGGTACCAGGGTGTCAGGAATGATTGGGAGATTCATGTTTTATTCTGTATctcttaatactatttttttttccagtgataTGTAGCTTTGCTTTTTCAGTGACAAAGTTAATTGAAATATAAGGATAGGATTGAATTCTTactaaacctttttaaaaataattttgcaggGATCTATAATCTAATATTTCTTGTATCATCTTAAAATCCTCCCTTATTTCTTTGTCCTCTTTTTGTATTACGAAGTTAGTTGGTAATGATAGAAGATTAATTCATTAATACTGTTGCGAGTCTGTTAAGTTTTTGATGAATGTACTGTTTAAAATGTTAAGTTGTTGAGAAAATCAAACATTTGGGTAATCTGTTTGGGTTGGGGGAATAGCAGAGGACAGTTGTAGCCATAGATGCATTTATCACAGGTGTGTTGGTATATCCTTAAATGGGTAGGAATATCAACAGGAGATTTTGAAATCCATTTCTCAAAGTGACCCCAAGGCTTATACTGCCTTCCATCCTCTTAATAGATTAAGTGTAAGAATCTTGCCACTTTTTATGGAATACAAACTTGGATTCTGTGTTCAGGTATGAATGCATTATATAAATTGATTCATCCCCAGTTTGATATATGTAAAATGACCTTAAGGTTGTTATGAAGAGTGGAGATAATTTCTGTAAAGCTCCAGGCACAGTGCAGTATTACAGTTGAAAAACCAGTTAACTGATGTAATCTCATGTTTATGAGTTTTCTTGATTGCATTTCGCTTATTTGTGTACTGCAAGCATGGAGCACATCTGGAAGCTTTCccagtagattttttaaaaaaagaacttactGTTCCAGactagttttagatttacagaattaTTGCAAGATAGTACAGAGACCTGTATATCCTACAGccagttatcattattattaacattttgcattagtatggtacatttattaaaataaatgaaccaatactgatacattattattaactaaagtccttACTTTATTCATGTTCTCAGTTTTTGCCTAATGTCCTTTTTTAGTTTTAGAATCCTGTCCAAGATACTACATTACATTTAGTACTCAAGTCTCCTTAGGCTCTTCTTGGTTGTGACAATTTCTCACACTCGCCTTGTTTTtggtgaccttgacagttttgaagattaCTACTCAGGTATTTTGTAGGCTGATTGTaagttgggatttgtctgatgctTTTATCATGGTTAGACTGGAGAATGTATTTGGGGAGGAAGACCTCAAAAGTAGAGTGCTGTTCTCATTCCATCCTATCAAGAacatacaggggtacttcaaaaacttggtggaaaaatagaattaaaaaatacgaGTCTTTTCaggaactctttgaagtaccctcttcgTGTCAATATGACATACCAATGTTGATATTAACCTCAATCACCTGGCTTGAGGTAGTGTTTGTCGGGTTTCTTCATGGTgaatttactctttttctttctcccttttcatgCGGTACCCTTTGGAAGAAAGTTACTATGTGCAGCCCACACGTATGGAGCTGTGCTCCACCTCTTTAAGGGTGGATTATCTACAGAAATTATGTGGGAATTTTTTGCAAGGgggatttgtttattttccttcatttctttcttttttcttagattaacttctagaaaatatttatttctttattcaatcaATATGTCCATTTGGACTTATACATATGTGTTTTCTGCTTTGAAGTTaaaaatactactttattttctcGCTCAAATTATTCCAGTTTTGCCATAGGGGGAGCTTTTTCAGTTGGCTCCGGTATCTCTGTCATATCCCAATCAAtatggttttctgtttttgtttagcTTTTATTTTGAGTACTTTCTTACCTTCTGCACTACAAGCTGCCTCAgactcatcttgtattttcctgcCTAGAATCGGTCCTAGAATTAGCTATTTCTGTAAAGACATCTGGTTCCTCTTGTTGGAGAATGgttattagaaaccaagatctgcgTGCCCATTGCTTTTGAGATATCAGTTGCTTGTTGGCCTTCTCAGCTGACAGACCAACGAGAAATATATGCACATAACTTATGTGTGGACACATGTCTACgaatattttatatgtaactaATCTGTATCTCTGTTAAGCTAGACATGCGTTAATGTTAGTGTCTCTAACTCTGATCCATTACTGCATGGCTCACTCTAGCTGCCTCCCCTTGCTAGTCTGTGATGTCCCACTCCAACAGTAACAAACCTAGATCACAccattcttcatctttttccttAATTGCTCGATTCCAGTATACATGTAGAGTGGTTTCAAAATTGTTATCCTGTACTTCCCCGGTAGATTTCaatactttttgttcttttttctccttccactCAGGTTCGGGAACTGGAACCTCTCCTCTGTCACAGTGATAACCCAACTCAGCTCATCTGGACATCATCTCGAAATGCAAGGAAATCTAATTTCAGCCTTGAAGACTTCCAGCACAGCAAAGGCCAGGAACCCTACAGCTCTTCCAAATATGCCACTGACCTTCTGAATGTGGCTTTGAACAGGAACTTCAACCAGCGAGTAAGGCCTGTCTCAGTGACATGGAAATGGCAGGGCAGTGGTTTCTTAATTAACTGTAATTGATTTCCTAGTAACATGACTGGCTTCCTAGTAATTTAGATTGACAGTTGGCATATATGAAAGTTTTAAGGTAGAGATAATTAGCTCTTGATCTTTTAGTATATGGGGTTCATTCATCATTCTGTACTTCTTCAGGAACTCTTTGTTGTCAGAACAACACTGCTAGCGATAGTAATAGCCACTGTTTCAGTTCTTGCTATGCTGCAGGTGCTGTATTCTTCATCTCTGTATGTCATGTAATACTTTCCCATTATAGTGGGGTGGGTCTGAGCATACTATTTTCAGATGAAGACACTAAGGTAGGGAGAAGTTAAGTCATTTACCCAAAGTTCACACAACTTGTAAATGGCAGAGCTTAGAGTTGAGCCCAAAGCTATCTGACTAGATAGCTCGGGCCTTTCCCACTAAGCCATGCTGCCTTCCAGTGTTTGTCATATCAGATGTCGTATTGGTAGAAAAACGAAATGAGTGAGAGCTTTACACTCACAGCacaatcatcaacacagaagaccgaattctgacttctgtgaccaaatgtgggGGACTTCTCCACACCAGTaagcaattctgcagcagacaccagctgggtgtcctataactcagttctgacactatctacctcgAGATAGTGTCAggtcccacaggttgagggctcagtcctcgagactcctccccttcccccagatGCCAGTCGcaaagtccaggcctctggaacttttGACCAACCAGCTACAAATCAgagttcccacaaccccctccttgggtttgattagtttgcttgaatggctcatagaactcagggaaacacttacttaggttcgctggtttattataaaggatatcacAAAGTATACAGATAAAGAGATGCagagggcaaggtatgggggaaggggcacagagcttccatgccctccctgggtgcACTACCCTCTAGGAACACCCTCCATGTGTTCGGCTATGTAgcagctctctgaaccctgtgctcttgggtttttatggaagcttcattacataggcatgactgaagcatgattggacaaaaagggtatgatctaacactaacagactgggtggggaTCCCAGCAAGGCCTGCTTGTTCAGGTTCTTCTTAGACCTCTGTGTGCAGTGTTCCTTTCTCCCGGCCATGGGGCCAGGccccttctggaatgggggtgtcttatgacctacaatcaacTAAGGTAGGTGAGAGAATTTCCTGCCTtgggaagaaaaaggaacaggtgaaaggagggcaggagaaggtcagagagtagcCGGATCCAGGAACCATGGATGAAaaccaatatataaatatcataatatcacagaTGTCTGTGGGACAGTGAGTAGTTAGAAAGCCTTCTGGATAGTGGTGATTTGGGGCAAAACTCCAGAGCTCCATCCTAATTAGGATCTGGGTTTAGAGGGTGATTTTTGGAGAAGGTGACCCTTGTCAGTCATGCTGGCTCCTTGTGGCTACTGTGGTCTGGAACTTACTGCTGCTTTGTATGTCTCTGTTGCCCAGGTCTAAAGTCTTAACAGAAAACCTCCAGTCTTTCCCAAGGGCATTCTCTTTTGTTTGCCTTGATTTGTGTTGTGTGAGTGTGGGGCGATGGAGAAGTTCAATtccactaacatttataaaagacCTGCTATATTTAGGGTACTGGGCCAGGCTTAGGGTTGAGGAGGAAGGTGAAATAAAAAGATGACCAAGAAACTATGCCTTCCCTTCAGGGAGCTGCTTTGATCACGAATTAGACGTAGAAATCTAAACCCTACGTGACGGTCTTGACCTGATCATTCTGGAATGGAGACCTTTATCAGATGGAATTCTGTGATATGGCTCTTAGAATCAAGCCTCTTAGTAAGGGGGGTGGTATAAAGTAAAAGCTAAGAGCATATTCTCTAGAGCTGGagttgaatcctggctctgtcaatAGCTCATaaccttaggcaaattatttaatctctttgtgcctcagtttcttcatctgaaaaatggggattataatagTACCTGCCTTGTATATTTGTTGGGAAGATTGAATTAGGGTATTGGAAGGAAGCAGTCACAGTAGTGCTTTGTGCTAAGAATGTAATTGTGTCTGCATGTGTACGTGTGGGTATGCaggagtgtgggtgtgtgtgcttgtgtgcatgtacacacatggGGATGTGTATGTTCATTTATGGGTTTTGTGGGTGTGTGCCCATGTGTATGAATGTGAGTATATCTgtggggtgtgtgcatgtgtgtaggtGTCTGCGCATGTggtctgcatgtgtgtgtatgttcttgtgtgtgttcatgtgttggctattattaatatcattatgGCCTGGGCTCAGTGTGTTGGTCTAATTGTGAGCCTCCTTCTGAAGTTTTTTGAGATGTTTAAAATCTTGTCACAACTGCTTCCTGGTATTCTGGAAACTCCCTTTTAGGGGGCACGGTCATAGTGGATTAGCTTCTCTTTTCATAAAAAGCCCTGGGATTTTATTTAAGTTAAATTGTCAAGTAAGGTTTGGggttttatcttttataaaaaagagCGAAATAGCTACTGCTGCTCCCTCCTATCTGTTGGGATTGGTTCTCAGCCCGTAACTCTTCCTCCTTGGTTTTTATGAGGAAAGAAGAAGCTAACAAAGAACCACGTGAGGAAATTCCTTTTGaaggcttacagttctggaagtgtTGTCAGCCTGTACGGATATCGGCCACCTGAtagattttaaatcatttattaatgATACCCCACACAAGCCGTGTAGAAATACTCAGGATCATCACAGTTTATTCCCTCTAATTAAATGTGTTGAAAGACTGCAGTCTTGGATAAGACTGcgttcttgttttttatttttttgtttatcaatGTCAAAAAGTTATGTATGCTGGAAACCCTAGATTTTAGTTTGAAGATTTCCTCCTTTAGGACTGAACAGTCCCTAATTATTCCCAGATAGTTCTTAGAATAGGAAAGTTACTTTAGCTATCTTTGGagtaaaatatgagaaatttTAGGTTTCTTGAGAAGAACTTTTAGGTTATAATGGAGATAAGTCCCAGCTCTTAACTTTTCTTCAGAGAACTGTTAAACCAAGGGGACTCTCAGGTATGGATGATTTGTGTCAGCTACAGCctcaaataaaggaagaaagtctTCCAGCTTCTGTTGCTCAGGGTGCTATCTGTCCGTCGAACTGTCTGTGTTACCCCAGTACTacctatttttcatttaaaagaaaaaatgagattaaaagtaataaaaatatgagtTAAAATGGTCAATATCAAAATAAGGTAAAATGTAATAAAGattaagctaaataaaatattaaaacaaatttcagTGCTCCAGAGCTTACTATAGATCACACAGGGCCCTTTTTATTAATGTAAGCTCTGTGTTAATTGGGGCTCTCCTTACAGGACAGAACTTTCTAAAATGAGTCCTAGGCTAAGGACCTGACTTAGAGACCTTCAGACGGAGAAGGTCTTTGTGGCACCATATGCAGCCCTTTGTTCTTCTCTGATGCCAGGAGCACCCACCTCAAGCTGGAGGTATGGGTTTTAATGTATCTGCAGGGAAACAGACACATGCTTTGAGTTTAGCAGTCTGAATTTACTAGATTAGAAACTTCTTGAAGGCAAGGACTCTACTCTGTGCATCTTTTTATCTTATGATTAATAAACTGATCTTCAGTTAAGCCAGTAACATGGAAAACTCAGATAACCAAACCTACTTTTCTCCCCCGGTTTCAAGATTGGTTATTCTTTTCATTGCAAGTTTCTTGAGAACAGAGACTTTGTCTTACTAATCTTTACTTCCTAAGTGCCCTTCGTAGTGGATTCTTAGTACATGATTCTTAAACTGAAGTGGTATACCCAACGTCAAGGACAACTCAGAGCAAAAATTCTTCATTCTGTGGCTTCCTGGTTTATATGTGTATCTTTTTAATTAACTAGTATTTAGCTGAACTGAGTCAGTGTACATTGAATTAAAATCTTATTGCTACCTTTCTCTTTGCTCCCAGGGTCTGTATTCTAGTGTGGTGTGCCCAGGTACAGTAATGACCAATATGACATATGGAATTCTATCTCCCTTTATGTGGATACTGCTGATGCCAATCATATGGTTGGTGAGTGAGGAACACTTCTTTTCTTAGTTTACAAAATGTCTTCAATTTGGGATTTAATAGATGTGTTTAAGGGTTGAGAAATGATTTAAGAAATTGAACCTGAAGGTGGCAGAATTGCATCTAACTTGAGGTTTTTGAAGTTACTTACAATGTAATATCTGCTTTAGGTTACCTGGTATTACCACTGTATCACCACCCCTGTCCACTTCTCTTTGAAGGAATGTTTTCTTGATCATGCACCACAAATCCCAAGAGTTCTGTTATCGTATAATTTTGGGAGACCCATGTTAAGCAGTGTTAAACTGCACTTGTCTGGGTTTTCATTGTGGTTGTGTGCATCAAAAGTTCTCAGGAAGGGGATGATTGTGCATTGTATGACCATAgaatcatgtttttatttatgttttgaggATTTTGCAGGACTGC
The sequence above is drawn from the Cynocephalus volans isolate mCynVol1 chromosome 8, mCynVol1.pri, whole genome shotgun sequence genome and encodes:
- the HSD17B7 gene encoding 3-keto-steroid reductase/17-beta-hydroxysteroid dehydrogenase 7 isoform X1 — its product is MRKVVLITGASSGIGLALCKRLLVEDGELHLCLACRNMSKAEAVRTTLLASHPTAEVTTVQMDVSNLQSVFWASKELKQRFQRLDYVYLNAGIMPNPQLNIKALFSGLFSRKVIHMFSTAEGLLTQDNKITADGLQEVFETNVFGHFMLVRELEPLLCHSDNPTQLIWTSSRNARKSNFSLEDFQHSKGQEPYSSSKYATDLLNVALNRNFNQRGLYSSVVCPGTVMTNMTYGILSPFMWILLMPIIWLLRFFTHAFTLKPYNGAEALVWLFHQKPESLNPLTKYLSATTGFGSNYVMTEKSSLYLLLFQLDIDEDTAEKFYQNLLELEKHVRVTIQKTDNQS
- the HSD17B7 gene encoding 3-keto-steroid reductase/17-beta-hydroxysteroid dehydrogenase 7 isoform X2 → MRKVVLITGASSGIGLALCKRLLVEDGELHLCLACRNMSKAEAVRTTLLASHPTAEVTTVQMDVSNLQSVFWASKELKQRFQRLDYVYLNAGIMPNPQLNIKALFSGLFSRKVIHMFSTAEGLLTQDNKITADGLQEVFETNVFGHFMLVRELEPLLCHSDNPTQLIWTSSRNARKSNFSLEDFQHSKGQEPYSSSKYATDLLNVALNRNFNQRGLYSSVVCPGTVMTNMTYGILSPFMWILLMPIIWLLRFFTHAFTLKPYNGAEALVWLFHQKPESLNPLTKYLSATTGFGSNYVMTEKLDIDEDTAEKFYQNLLELEKHVRVTIQKTDNQS